From one Lotus japonicus ecotype B-129 chromosome 3, LjGifu_v1.2 genomic stretch:
- the LOC130743694 gene encoding uncharacterized protein LOC130743694 → MNNRIVATDGSWMCRRWVLPSSGKINLCVDGSFRLQAQCMGAGGLVWDAQGQWVHGFHAFPTVGNALMSEAWALKLGMQLVWDWGFREVICNVDCGELLKSFDDAESRLFLPILDEIRELMSKQLAVSLIGVKRECNMSADWLAKRKVSSPTVPL, encoded by the coding sequence ATGAATAACAGGATTGTTGCAACGGATGGAAGTTGGATGTGCAGGAGGTGGGTGTTACCTTCATCTGGGAAAATAAACTTGTGTGTGGATGGTAGTTTCCGGTTGCAGGCGCAATGTATGGGTGCAGGAGGTCTGGTTTGGGATGCCCAAGGGCAGTGGGTGCATGGTTTTCATGCCTTCCCAACGGTGGGGAACGCGCTGATGTCGGAAGCTTGGGCCTTGAAGCTTGGTATGCAGCTGGTGTGGGATTGGGGCTTCCGGGAGGTCATCTGCAATGTTGATTGTGGTGAATTGTTGAAATCTTTCGATGATGCAGAGAGTAGGTTGTTCCTCCctatcctggatgaaatccgcGAGCTCATGAGCAAGCAATTGGCAGTCTCTCTGATTGGTGTCAAACGTGAATGCAATATGTCGGCAGATTGGTTAGCAAAGAGAAAAGTCTCTTCCCCTACAGTGCCTCTGTGA
- the LOC130749303 gene encoding uncharacterized protein LOC130749303, which translates to MAADVSTLIRILGRGGYKEEKQQHRTAANDGEKSSALITRDLLGGGSSVESQELDLDLQVPTGWEKRLDLQSGKVYIQRCNTMDTPSPVPENKNNVKPKLQDLNFPSSGTKVPLNLFDETSLDLKLVSSAVPPSNYQSVCTLDKVKSALERAEKEPIKKRTPPFFLKPSFSATSPSHSSSSSSIRETTQEEESEEKMVSSPMAAGCPGCLSYVLIMKNNPKCPRCNSIVPMPSMKKPRIDLNISI; encoded by the exons ATGGCTGCTGATGTGAGCACTCTGATTCGGATTCTCGGTCGCGGTGGCTACAAGGAGGAGAAGCAGCAGCATCGGACGGCGGCGAATGACGGCGAGAAATCATCGGCTCTGATTACAAGGGATTTGCTCGGTGGTGGGTCCTCTGTTGAGTCCCAGGAATTGGACCTCGATTTGCAGGTTCCCACTGGCTGGGAGAAACGCCTCGACCTGCAG TCAGGGAAAGTGTATATTCAGAGGTGCAACACAATGGACACACCATCACCTGTGcctgaaaacaaaaataatgtgAAACCAAAACTTCAGGACCTGAATTTTCCATCTTCTGGAACTAAGGTTCCTTTGAATCTCTTTGATGAAACAAGCTTAGACTTGAAGCTGGTTTCATCTGCTGTGCCACCAAGCAATTATCAAAGTGTGTGCACCCTTGACAAGGTGAAATCAGCACTTGAAAGAGCAGAGAAAGAGCCAATTAAGAAGAGAACCCCACCATTCTTTTTGAAGCCATCATTTTCAGCTACTTCCCCTTCACATtcctcatcttcatcctcaatcaGAGAAACTACACAGGAAGAAGAAAGTGAAGAGAAGATGGTTTCATCTCCAATGGCTGCAGGGTGCCCTGGTTGTTTATCCTATGTGCTGATAATGAAGAACAATCCCAAGTGTCCTAGGTGTAACTCTATTGTTCCCATGCCATCTATGAAGAAACCTAGGATTGACCTCAAtatatcaatttaa